The genomic region CGCCCATGACCGCGTTGCGGGCGAAGCCGACCATGACCGAGCCCTTGTCCTCGTCCTCGGGGAAGCCCGGCAGCTCCAGGGCGCGGGCGATCACCGGCCCGAAGTCCCCGTTCTTCACGTGCTCGGCCCCGGGCCAGCCCACCAGGCCGGTGGTGAAGATGTTCGGCAGGTAGCTCGTGGGCTTCTGGATGCAGTTGGTGGTCATCAGGATCGCGCCCGGGAAGGCCGCGAACTCCTTCTGCTGGTTCTGCCATGCCGTGCCGTAATGGCCAAAGAAGTGCTTGTACTTCTTGAGCCCCGGATAGCCGTGGCAGGGCAGCATCTCGCCGTGGGTGTAGACGAAGACGCCCGTGCCCTCGGTCTGCTTAAGGATGTCCTCCAGGTCGCGCAGGTCGTGGCCCGAGACGAGGATGGCCTTGCCCTTGCGGCGGCCCAGGGGCGCCTCCGTGGGCACGGGATGGCCGTAGGTCCCGGTGTTGGCCGCGTCCAGCAGCTCCATGGCCTTGAGGTTGAGCTTGCCGCACTCCAGGGCCAGCCCGACCCAGTCGTCCAGGCCCAGGTCCGTGCGCGGGGTGGCGGCCAGGAGCTTGTGCACCCCGGCGTAGGCCTCGGCGTCCTCCCGGCCCAGGATGCGGGCGTGGTCCAGGTAGGCCGCCACGCCCTTCAGGCCGTAGATCACGGTCTGCTTCAGGGACTGGATGTCCGGGTCGGGATCGGCGTCCTCGCGGATGCCGTGCTCCTCGCCCTGGCGCACGAGGCCGGGCAGGTCCCCGGCCGGGGCGAAGTCCGCCGTCGGGCCCAGGGCGGGCTTCAGGCCCTTGGCCGCCAGGGCGGCCTTGAGCCGCTCGCGCAGTTCCACGGCGCGGGCGATGAGGCCCGGGAAGCGGGCGGGGTCGAAGTTCACGTTGGTCAGCGTGGAGAAGGTGGCCTGGACGGCGAAGACGTCCGCCTCGCGGTCCACGATCCCGGCCTCGCGCGCGGCCGCGGCCGCCGCCGACAGGCCTTTCAGGGCGTGGATCAGGAGATCCTGCAGGGCGGCGGTGTCCGGGGTCTTGCCGCAGACGCCCAGCTTGTCGCAGCCGGTTCCCTTGGCGGTCTGTTCGCACTGGTAGCAAAACATATGGTCCTCCTTGGGTTGTTTTCCCATTCTGGACCAGCTGATACCCCGGCGCGCGGACGGACGCCTTGACTTGGATCAAAACCGGCTTGCGGCGTGCAATATGATCGAGCGGGCGATTCGCCTTCCGAATATCCTTGATGGAATGGGAAATAGGTTATACGTATCGCGGTAGCCGCCGGGAGGAATCGCCGGTCCGGCGCGGCCCGGCGGCCGGCGGCGTCCACCCTTCCACGCCAGGAGGTATCCCCATGACGCGTCCGAACATCCCCGATCCCGTGGCCGAACAGGCCCTGCGCCGGCAGATGCCCAACGTCGAGGCCATGCTCGGCCAGGAGCCCGAGGCCCTCGCCCGCTACGCCAAGGAGGAGCTGGCGCGCAAGGAGCGGCTGGAGCAGCTGCTCGCGTCCGGGGCGGGGCTTCCCGAGGCCAACGCCGTGCTCCGCGACGAGCACTACTTCTGCACCGTGGATGTGGCTTTCATCGTCTGCTATGGAACCGTGACCGCCTCGGTGAACTTCGGCGACGGCTACACCTGGGACTTCAAGTCCAGCTTCTGGGGCGGCGGGGCCTGCGGCGGCAAGGGCGCGGGCTGGAGCCCCTGGGGCTCGGGCTTCATCGCCCCCAACGAGGGCGAGACCATGTGGTTCCAGATCCAGTCCGTGCAGGCCACGGCCGGTGAGATCCAGATGTTCTTCTGGCGCGCCAACCAGCCCATTCTGGGCGGCATCCTCGTGGCGGCCGCGGGCGTGGGCGCGTTCGGCGGCGGCGGCAGCGGCGCCTGGCATCGCGGGACCAAATGGCGCTGACCAGCCCGCGCATTCGGTTTCCCTGTTTCACGGCAAGGCGGAGAGACGAAAGCCTCTCCGCCTTTTTCATTTGTCCGGCTGGTCCGCGCGCGGCGGGGAGAAGAATCCGGCGAAGCGGACCAACAGGGCCGCCAGGCCCATGAGCACCGCGAACCCGGCCAGCAGGATTCCGGCTGGGACCAGGGCGAAGGGCTCGTGCAGGAAGCCCTGCCCGTCCACGAAGGAGCCGATGAGCCGGAAGGCGGCCAGGCAGCACAGGCTGAGCACGGCCGAGGCCCCGGCCGCCCAGAGGAGCCCCCGGGCCGCGGCGCGGCCCGGGGGCTCCCCGGGCGCCGTCTCCTTTCGGCTCCCGTCGGGATGGAAGGTCCGCAGGAGGTGGCGCTCGTCCTGGAGGATCATGAGGGCCAGGCCCGCCAGCAGAAGCAGCGTCTGCGGGCCGGTTCCCGGGCCGAGCACGAGCTCCAGGTTCACGCCGGTTCCGGCGAAGAGCAGGCCGTAGAGGGTCAGGTTGTCGGCCGCGAAGCGCTGGGCCTCGTCCCAGGTGTCCTGGTTCCGCATGGAGCGGGGCGTCCGGTAGCCGTAGACGTGGTTGATGGAACTCGGCGGAAAGACGCGGAAGATCACGCCGAGCATGAAGAAGAGGATGCCGAGCCAGATGAGCATGCTGGTTCTCCTCAGATGCGGAGGACGTCGAGGATTTCCACCCGGGCCGCCTGCCAGGCCGGATAGGACCCGGCCAGGAGCCCGATGACCGTGGAGGCGGCCAGGGTTCCGGCCAGGAGCAGCGGGTCGAGGACAAAGGGCATGCCGCCGAACACGCTCACGGCCGTGGTCAGGAGCAGCCCGGCCAGCACGCCGAGGACCCCGCCGGTCCCGGCCATGAGCCCGGACTCCAGCAGGAACTGGCCCAGGATCTGGGAGCGCCTGCCGCCCACGGCGCGGCGGATGCCGATCTCCATGCGCCGGGCCCGGACCATGAGGATCATGATCGAGAGGATGCCCATGCCGCCCACGCCGAAGCAGACCGTGGAGGCGATGAGCCCCAGGGTGTGCACCAGCTCCAGGGCCTGGAACTGGAGCTCCTGGGACTGGCGGGCCGTGAGCAGGGTGAAGTCGTCGGCCTGCCCGGGCCGCAGGCCGTGGCGCTCGCGCAGGATGGCCCGGGCCGCGTCCATGACCGCGTCCAGGGCCGGGCCCTGGTTCGAGCCCGGGGCCAGGCGCAGGAACGCCCCGCTGATCCAGTCCTGGTTCGCCGCGCGGCGCATGTAGGTGGACAGGGGCATGAAGACCTGCTCGTCCTGGTTGTCCCCGGCCAGGTCGCGGCCCTTCTTCTCCATGACGCCCACCACGCGGAAGTCCGCGCGGTAGAGATAGACCGTGCCGCCCAGGGCGGCCTCGGCCCGGCCGAAGAGGCGTTCCGCGATGTCCCGGCCCAGCACGAGCACCTTGTCCCGGTCGGCTGTCTCCTCGGCGCTGAAGAACCGCCCCAGTTCCGGGTGGAAGTCGCGGATTTCCGTGTATTCCGGCCAGGTGGCGATGAGCGTGGCCTTGGTGGCGGCCTCGGCCGAGCGCAGGGGCATGCTCGCCGAGGCGTAGGGAGCCATGCTCAAGGCCGAGGGCACGCCCCGGGCCAGGGCCTGGGCGTCGGAGACGGTGAAGTTGCGCTGGGCCGCGCCCATGCGCAGGCTGCCGCCGCGCGAGAAGCGCACCTGTCCGGCGATGGCCGCGAACAGGCTGGGGCCCATCTTCTCGGCCTCCAGCTCGGCCTTGCGCTCCAGGGCCTGGGACACGTGCTGCACCCCGGTGAAGGCCAGCGCGCCCAGGAACACGCCGAGCATGGCCAGGACCGCGCGCAGCTTGTGTACGGCCAATGATTTCACGGCGATGCGCAGGTTCAGGAACATGGTCTAGCCGTAGTCCGCCCGGTTCAGGCGCTTGTTGCCGTCGAACACGAGGTGCCAGAGCCGCTCCAGGGCATGGCCCGTGTTCAGATCGTCATACGGATCGTTTTCAATCAAGGAAAGTAGGCTCTTATAGAATCCCAGCGGCCGGGCCAGGATGCGCTGCCGGGCCGCCAGGAAGTTGGCCGTGGCCGCGCTGGCCAGGTATTGCCGGGGCGCGGTTCCGGCGAAAATCTTCTCGAAGGTCTCGCCCACCGGGATGTCCTTGCCCCAGCCCCGCCATTTTCCCTTCCAGGCCGGGTCGAACATGCTGTGCGGCCGCCCCAGCCGGTCGCAGCGCAGGCGGCACCAGCACAGCCCGCCGAAGCTCGCGCCCCGGTCCAGGAGGTCGTCCACCTTGGTCAGGAGCGTGTCCACGTCCCCCGCGCCCTCCGGGGTCAGATGCGGGAAGGGGTCGCCCTGCAGAAACAGGGTGTAGGCCGGAAATTCGGGATAATGGCGCAGGATGTGCGTGACGTAGGTGTGGGCCTCGCGGCCGATGTTCGGCAGGGGCACGCCCCCGGGCCAGCCCCCGCCCTTGTCGTAGACCACGGCTGGAAAGCCCAGCCGCTCCGTCCAGGAGGCGTCCTCCCGGTAGCGGGCCACCACGGCCAGCATCTCAGGCCGCATCGCCCTCGACCTCGTCGATGAGAAAGGCCCGCACGAAGGTGGGCCGCTCGTCCGTGGAGCGCGTGCCCGAGCCGTAGCCCACGGCCCGCACCACGCCCTCGGGCAGCGGTCCGTAGGTCTTGGCCATCCGCTTCACCAGCGACAGCCCCGTGGGCGTGGCCGTCTCCATGCCCATGTCCGTGGAAAAGGCCCGCATGCCCTTGGCCAGCTCGGCGCAGGCAGGGGCGGGCACGGGCAGCCTGCCGTGGGCGATCTCCACGAAGCCGGAGCCCAGGTTCACGGCCGAGGCCGCCACCCGCTTCACTCCCAGCTTCTCCACCAGCAGCAGCGTCCCGGTGACGTCCACCACCGTGTCCACGGCCCCGATCTCATGGAAATGCACCTTCTCCAGCGGCAGGCCGTGGACCCGGGCCTCGGCCTCGCCCAGCAGGCGCAGCACGGCCAGGGACTCCTTGCGCACCCACTCGGAGTACGGCGCGTCCTCCACGATCCGGGTCAGGTCGTCCAGGTGGCGCAAGGGCTGGCTGGCGGTCTGGAGCACCCGCGCCCGGCGGGTCACGATGCCCGCCACCCGGGCCTCCGCGAACTCCAGCCGGAACCCGGGCAGCGGCAGCCGGGCCATCTGCTCCTCCAGATAGGAGCAGAGCCTCCCCGCGTCGGACAACGAGGCCAGGAGCATGTCGCCGCTGACCCCCGTGGTGCAGTCGAGATACAACG from Desulfovibrio aminophilus harbors:
- a CDS encoding SdpI family protein — encoded protein: MLIWLGILFFMLGVIFRVFPPSSINHVYGYRTPRSMRNQDTWDEAQRFAADNLTLYGLLFAGTGVNLELVLGPGTGPQTLLLLAGLALMILQDERHLLRTFHPDGSRKETAPGEPPGRAAARGLLWAAGASAVLSLCCLAAFRLIGSFVDGQGFLHEPFALVPAGILLAGFAVLMGLAALLVRFAGFFSPPRADQPDK
- a CDS encoding DUF3431 domain-containing protein, with translation MRPEMLAVVARYREDASWTERLGFPAVVYDKGGGWPGGVPLPNIGREAHTYVTHILRHYPEFPAYTLFLQGDPFPHLTPEGAGDVDTLLTKVDDLLDRGASFGGLCWCRLRCDRLGRPHSMFDPAWKGKWRGWGKDIPVGETFEKIFAGTAPRQYLASAATANFLAARQRILARPLGFYKSLLSLIENDPYDDLNTGHALERLWHLVFDGNKRLNRADYG
- the hcp gene encoding hydroxylamine reductase, whose amino-acid sequence is MFCYQCEQTAKGTGCDKLGVCGKTPDTAALQDLLIHALKGLSAAAAAAREAGIVDREADVFAVQATFSTLTNVNFDPARFPGLIARAVELRERLKAALAAKGLKPALGPTADFAPAGDLPGLVRQGEEHGIREDADPDPDIQSLKQTVIYGLKGVAAYLDHARILGREDAEAYAGVHKLLAATPRTDLGLDDWVGLALECGKLNLKAMELLDAANTGTYGHPVPTEAPLGRRKGKAILVSGHDLRDLEDILKQTEGTGVFVYTHGEMLPCHGYPGLKKYKHFFGHYGTAWQNQQKEFAAFPGAILMTTNCIQKPTSYLPNIFTTGLVGWPGAEHVKNGDFGPVIARALELPGFPEDEDKGSVMVGFARNAVMGVAGAVIDAVKAGNIRHFFLVAGCDGAKPGRNYYTEFVEKVPADCVVLTLACGKFRFFDKKLGDIGGIPRLLDVGQCNDAYSAIQIATALAGAFQCGVNDLPLSLVLSWYEQKAVAILLTLLALGIKNIRLGPSLPAFLTPNVLAFLVEHYDIKPISTPDEDLKAILG
- a CDS encoding ABC transporter permease; this translates as MFLNLRIAVKSLAVHKLRAVLAMLGVFLGALAFTGVQHVSQALERKAELEAEKMGPSLFAAIAGQVRFSRGGSLRMGAAQRNFTVSDAQALARGVPSALSMAPYASASMPLRSAEAATKATLIATWPEYTEIRDFHPELGRFFSAEETADRDKVLVLGRDIAERLFGRAEAALGGTVYLYRADFRVVGVMEKKGRDLAGDNQDEQVFMPLSTYMRRAANQDWISGAFLRLAPGSNQGPALDAVMDAARAILRERHGLRPGQADDFTLLTARQSQELQFQALELVHTLGLIASTVCFGVGGMGILSIMILMVRARRMEIGIRRAVGGRRSQILGQFLLESGLMAGTGGVLGVLAGLLLTTAVSVFGGMPFVLDPLLLAGTLAASTVIGLLAGSYPAWQAARVEILDVLRI
- a CDS encoding LarC family nickel insertion protein, translating into MPTLYLDCTTGVSGDMLLASLSDAGRLCSYLEEQMARLPLPGFRLEFAEARVAGIVTRRARVLQTASQPLRHLDDLTRIVEDAPYSEWVRKESLAVLRLLGEAEARVHGLPLEKVHFHEIGAVDTVVDVTGTLLLVEKLGVKRVAASAVNLGSGFVEIAHGRLPVPAPACAELAKGMRAFSTDMGMETATPTGLSLVKRMAKTYGPLPEGVVRAVGYGSGTRSTDERPTFVRAFLIDEVEGDAA